The segment GCAAACATGTTCTTCATCGAGACAATTCTGAATCATCTTGGGTTGAAGGATTACTTCTCTGAAATCAACACGAACCCAggttttgttgatgagcaagaGAGGCTAAGGATATCTCCTTACCATGATTTTACTCAATCTTCTCATTGCTGCAGCCTTTGCCCTCCTAACATGTGCAAGGTATGTTGATAACTACAGTCAAGATCAaagatttaatttcttttgggaATTAGAAAAGGCGATTCATATTTGAAGGTTCCTAGAGGATTCTAGATCACATATTTATGAAAATCATTGGTGCGCGATTGGACACAGAATGATTggaacatgtttttattatgaTGGGGACAACTTGGCATCATTACATATCTTTGTGACCCCACCACATGTATGATCTCGACATGTAGtcaacttttgatttttattatattataggtAGAGaggtcaaatattttaattctaatGCATGATTTATTAGGAAACTATAACTATAATTTATGTGCTTTATGTTTTCCCTAAAATTAAATAGGGTCTCATCATTGAAAGAATCCAAGCTTCCATATCCAAGGACGGAAGCAAGAAAATCATCTATCTTGGAGATGGTGCTGGCGATTATTGCCCGAGCTTGAAGCTTACCGAGGCAGATTATGTGATGCCAAGGAAGAATTTCCCAGTGTGGGATTTAATCAGCGAGAATCCATTGCTTGTGAAGGCAGAAATTCATGAATGGATCAACGGGGCAGAGCTAGAACGGGTGCTGCTCCaaattattgaaagaatttCCACGGACGAGATCAGCAGCAATTCTGCTCAGTTGCTCTCAGCTGATTGCAAGTTACAGACCATATCAATTGCCGCTCATGAAGGCTTGCCACAACCCCTCTCAGTTACCCAGTAGTTAACCTATATTAGCAGCACAAATGTTGGACAAATGCCAACGCTACCtagtcccccccccccccccctccctcaTCCTGGGTTTAAACAAGAAGCATGCAAGTTTGTGACGTTTCATGTGGATCCATAAAAGTattctataatataaatattaagtttgCTTCACCTTGTTATTGTTGCTTGTGCCGTAAGTCCTGCTATCTTAGACAAGTTTCCACAAGAGATATATATTCAGACCAGAATAGCAAGAAATTCAAGGGAAGAAATTGTTCTGCATACTAGACCGAAAGCCACAAATTGAGGAGTAAAATATACCAGAGATATTTGTCGTGA is part of the Populus nigra chromosome 8, ddPopNigr1.1, whole genome shotgun sequence genome and harbors:
- the LOC133700703 gene encoding inorganic pyrophosphatase 2-like, whose amino-acid sequence is MAAVAAAAGGIVVVFDFDKTIIDVDSDNWVIDELGFTDLFNQLLHTMPWNSLMDRMMKEIHSHGKTIEDIAEVLRRIPIHPQVISAIKAAHALGCELRIVSDANMFFIETILNHLGLKDYFSEINTNPGFVDEQERLRISPYHDFTQSSHCCSLCPPNMCKGLIIERIQASISKDGSKKIIYLGDGAGDYCPSLKLTEADYVMPRKNFPVWDLISENPLLVKAEIHEWINGAELERVLLQIIERISTDEISSNSAQLLSADCKLQTISIAAHEGLPQPLSVTQ